In Rhodamnia argentea isolate NSW1041297 chromosome 11, ASM2092103v1, whole genome shotgun sequence, one genomic interval encodes:
- the LOC115736264 gene encoding proteasome subunit alpha type-7, with the protein MARYDRAITVFSPDGHLFQVEYALEAVRKGNAAVGVRGTDTIVLGVEKKSTAKLQDSRSVRKIVNLDQHIALACAGLKADARVLINRARIECQSHRLTVEDPVTVEYITRYIAGLQQKYTQSGGVRPFGLSTLIIGFDPYTGAPSLYQTDPSGTFSAWKANATGRNSNSIREFLEKNYKETSGQETVKLAIRALLEVVESGGKNIEIAVMTREHGLRQLEEAEIDAIVAEIEAEKAAAEAAKKAPPKET; encoded by the exons ATGGCGAGATACGATAGAGCCATCACCGTGTTCTCACCCGATGGCCACCTATTCCAGGTGGAGTACGCGCTCGAGGCCGTACGCAAGGGCAACGCCGCCGTCGGAGTCCGCGGCACCGACACCATCGTCCTGGGTGTCGAGAAGAAATCCACCGCCAAGCTCCAGGATTCCAG ATCGGTGAGGAAAATTGTTAACTTGGATCAGCACATCGCATTGGCCTGTGCTGGCCTTAAAGCAGATGCTCGTGTATTAATAAATAGGGCGCGAATTGAATGCCAGAGTCATAGGCTTACAGTTGAAGATCCAGTGACCGTCGAATATATCACGCGTTACATTGCTGGTCTTCAGCAAAAGTATACACAAAGCGGGGGTGTGAGACCATTTGGTCTTTCAACTTTGATTATTGGTTTTGATCCCTACACTGGTGCACCATCACTGTATCAGACAGATCCTTCGGGGACATTTTCAGCCTGGAAAGCTAATGCCACTGGCAGAAATTCCAATTCCATACGGGAATTCCTGGAGAAAAACTACAAAGAAACTTCAGGGCAGGAAACTGTGAAACTTGCTATTCGTGCATTACTTGAG GTTGTCGAGAGTGGGGGAAAGAACATAGAGATTGCTGTGATGACAAGAGAGCATGGCCTGCGACAGCTCGAAGAAGCTGAAATCGATGCCATTGTTGCTGAAATCGAGGCTGAGAAAGCTGCTGCAGAGGCTGCAAAGAAGGCCCCTCCTAAGGAAACTTGA
- the LOC115736262 gene encoding cell cycle checkpoint protein RAD17 isoform X1, whose protein sequence is MGKRDTVVVLSSDDGGDEGEGEGEGEGVSVLSSSRSRSKPTVKSLVTRSEPRRAKKPRVSGSRSRSSCRRSSIVDEFQFLKEDFNEVFTGAKVTTGFGRSTAKESWVDKYKPCTFEELAVHKKKVEEIKSWFEERLITSKDNLGDHVLIITGPAGVGKSATIFVVASHLGATLCEWNTPTPTVWKEYIHNSNTGQYVSKLDEFEAFVERTRKYGLISQSSAGESKSPAILLIDDLPLTHGNVARRRLQNCLHLLVQSTHIPTAILITDYGRVDSADREARFLEELHLSLESAGARKIAFNPITSNAIKRILSKICSQELCNVTSEQIDLIARASGGDIRHAITSLQFFCLKADLPSLSLSSPMTVHGPHLGRDETISLFHALGKFLHNKRESACPLVKDAHPMQEKFMRLPLKMDAPEKVLSQAHGQARPIADFLHENVLDFLNEEAVDDASAVLSYLGDADVLLHSFRGAVARNCEAELVVQSAAASIAVRGALFGNSHPLPPRWHIIRKPKLWQSEKLSLHNKDEMLRQRFMVYNGVSSSDVSVIATEYMPVYKWLQHRFPKGHQAHEVMMLSTEIEDGMSLDDQDVKTSDDEIEEW, encoded by the exons ATGGGGAAGAGAGACACGGTTGTTGTTTTGTCGTCGGACGATGGAGGTGATGAAGGTGAAGGTGAAGGTGAAGGTGAAGGTGTAAGTGTGTTGAGCTCGAGTCGGAGCCGCTCGAAGCCGACGGTGAAGTCGCTCGTTACTCGGTCGGAGCCGAGAAGAGCGAAGAAGCCTCGGGTTTCGGGCTCTCGATCCCGATCATCGTGTAGACGGTCCTCTATCGTAGACGAG TTTCAGTTTTTAAAGGAAGACTTCAATGAAGTATTCACTGGTGCCAAGGTAACAACGG GTTTTGGTAGGAGCACTGCCAAGGAGTCATGGGTTGATAAGTATAAACCATGTACTTTTGAAGAGCTTGCAGTACACAAGAAAAAG GTTGAAGAAATCAAATCATGGTTTGAGGAAAGATTGATTACTTCAAAG GATAACCTTGGCGATCATGTTCTTATTATTACTGGGCCAGCTGGTGTAGGAAAATCT GCTActatttttgttgttgcatCTCACCTTGGAGCCACATTGTGTGAGTGGAACACACCTACTCCAACAGTCTGGAAGGAATATATCCATAACAGCAACACAG GGCAGTATGTATCTAAGTTAGATGAGTTTGAAGCTTTTGTTGAGAGAACAAGAAAGTATGGACTGATTTCTCAATCATCTGCCGGAGAGTCAAAATCACCAGCAATACTCCTCATTGATGATCTACCTCTGACACATGGGAATGTTGCACGCAGAAGACTGCAGAACTGTCTACATCTTCTTGTGCAATCTACTCATATACCAACAGCTATTCTAATAACTGATTATGGTCGAGTGGATTCAGCTGACAGGGAAGCACGATTTTTAGAGGAACTTCATTTGTCCCTTGAAAGTGCTGGAGCTCGTAAA ATTGCATTTAATCCTATCACCAGTAATGCCATTAAGAGGATACTTTCCAAAATATGCAGCCAGGAGCTGTGCAATGTGACTTCTGAACAGATCGATTTGATAGCGAGGGCAAGTGGAGGTGACATCCGACATGCAATCACATCCTTACAATTTTTCTGTCTTAAGGCAGACTTGCCATCCTTATCTTTGTCAAGTCCAATGACGGTACATGGTCCTCATCTTGGCAGAGATGAGACGATCTCTCTCTTTCATGCCCTGGGAAAGTTTCTGCATAACAAAAGAGAGAGTGCCTGTCCATTGG TTAAAGATGCACATCCCATGCAAGAGAAATTCATGAGATTACCCTTAAAGATGGATGCTCCAGAGAAGGTCCTTTCTCAGGCACATGGGCAAGCAAGGCCAATTGCTGATTTTCTGCATGAAAATG TTCTAGACTTTCTTAATGAGGAGGCTGTGGATGATGCCTCAGCTGTACTTTCTTATTTGGGTGACGCTGATGTGCTCTTGCACAGTTTTCGTGGAGCAGTAGCTAGAAATTGTGAGGCAGAGCTTGTTGTACAGTCTGCTGCTGCTTCAATTGCTGTTCGAGGGGCACTTTTTGGAAACTCACATCCATTGCCCCCCAG GTGGCATATCATTCGTAAGCCAAAACTCTGGCAGAGTGAGAAATTGTCTTTACACAATAAG GACGAGATGTTAAGACAGAGATTCATGGTTTATAACGGAGTTAGCTCAAGTGATGTGTCAGTAATAGCTACTGAGTACATGCCTGTGTATAAATGGCTTCAGCATAGGTTTCCTAAGGGACACCAAGCTCATGAAGTTATGATGCTGAGCACTGAGATTGAAGATGGGATGAGTTTAGATGATCAAGATGTGAAGACATCTGATGATGAGATCGAGGAGTGGTGA
- the LOC115736262 gene encoding cell cycle checkpoint protein RAD17 isoform X2: MGKRDTVVVLSSDDGGDEGEGEGEGEGVSVLSSSRSRSKPTVKSLVTRSEPRRAKKPRVSGSRSRSSCRRSSIVDEFQFLKEDFNEVFTGAKVTTGFGRSTAKESWVDKYKPCTFEELAVHKKKVEEIKSWFEERLITSKDNLGDHVLIITGPAGVGKSATIFVVASHLGATLCEWNTPTPTVWKEYIHNSNTGQYVSKLDEFEAFVERTRKYGLISQSSAGESKSPAILLIDDLPLTHGNVARRRLQNCLHLLVQSTHIPTAILITDYGRVDSADREARFLEELHLSLESAGARKIAFNPITSNAIKRILSKICSQELCNVTSEQIDLIARASGGDIRHAITSLQFFCLKADLPSLSLSSPMTVHGPHLGRDETISLFHALGKFLHNKRESACPLDAHPMQEKFMRLPLKMDAPEKVLSQAHGQARPIADFLHENVLDFLNEEAVDDASAVLSYLGDADVLLHSFRGAVARNCEAELVVQSAAASIAVRGALFGNSHPLPPRWHIIRKPKLWQSEKLSLHNKDEMLRQRFMVYNGVSSSDVSVIATEYMPVYKWLQHRFPKGHQAHEVMMLSTEIEDGMSLDDQDVKTSDDEIEEW; the protein is encoded by the exons ATGGGGAAGAGAGACACGGTTGTTGTTTTGTCGTCGGACGATGGAGGTGATGAAGGTGAAGGTGAAGGTGAAGGTGAAGGTGTAAGTGTGTTGAGCTCGAGTCGGAGCCGCTCGAAGCCGACGGTGAAGTCGCTCGTTACTCGGTCGGAGCCGAGAAGAGCGAAGAAGCCTCGGGTTTCGGGCTCTCGATCCCGATCATCGTGTAGACGGTCCTCTATCGTAGACGAG TTTCAGTTTTTAAAGGAAGACTTCAATGAAGTATTCACTGGTGCCAAGGTAACAACGG GTTTTGGTAGGAGCACTGCCAAGGAGTCATGGGTTGATAAGTATAAACCATGTACTTTTGAAGAGCTTGCAGTACACAAGAAAAAG GTTGAAGAAATCAAATCATGGTTTGAGGAAAGATTGATTACTTCAAAG GATAACCTTGGCGATCATGTTCTTATTATTACTGGGCCAGCTGGTGTAGGAAAATCT GCTActatttttgttgttgcatCTCACCTTGGAGCCACATTGTGTGAGTGGAACACACCTACTCCAACAGTCTGGAAGGAATATATCCATAACAGCAACACAG GGCAGTATGTATCTAAGTTAGATGAGTTTGAAGCTTTTGTTGAGAGAACAAGAAAGTATGGACTGATTTCTCAATCATCTGCCGGAGAGTCAAAATCACCAGCAATACTCCTCATTGATGATCTACCTCTGACACATGGGAATGTTGCACGCAGAAGACTGCAGAACTGTCTACATCTTCTTGTGCAATCTACTCATATACCAACAGCTATTCTAATAACTGATTATGGTCGAGTGGATTCAGCTGACAGGGAAGCACGATTTTTAGAGGAACTTCATTTGTCCCTTGAAAGTGCTGGAGCTCGTAAA ATTGCATTTAATCCTATCACCAGTAATGCCATTAAGAGGATACTTTCCAAAATATGCAGCCAGGAGCTGTGCAATGTGACTTCTGAACAGATCGATTTGATAGCGAGGGCAAGTGGAGGTGACATCCGACATGCAATCACATCCTTACAATTTTTCTGTCTTAAGGCAGACTTGCCATCCTTATCTTTGTCAAGTCCAATGACGGTACATGGTCCTCATCTTGGCAGAGATGAGACGATCTCTCTCTTTCATGCCCTGGGAAAGTTTCTGCATAACAAAAGAGAGAGTGCCTGTCCATTGG ATGCACATCCCATGCAAGAGAAATTCATGAGATTACCCTTAAAGATGGATGCTCCAGAGAAGGTCCTTTCTCAGGCACATGGGCAAGCAAGGCCAATTGCTGATTTTCTGCATGAAAATG TTCTAGACTTTCTTAATGAGGAGGCTGTGGATGATGCCTCAGCTGTACTTTCTTATTTGGGTGACGCTGATGTGCTCTTGCACAGTTTTCGTGGAGCAGTAGCTAGAAATTGTGAGGCAGAGCTTGTTGTACAGTCTGCTGCTGCTTCAATTGCTGTTCGAGGGGCACTTTTTGGAAACTCACATCCATTGCCCCCCAG GTGGCATATCATTCGTAAGCCAAAACTCTGGCAGAGTGAGAAATTGTCTTTACACAATAAG GACGAGATGTTAAGACAGAGATTCATGGTTTATAACGGAGTTAGCTCAAGTGATGTGTCAGTAATAGCTACTGAGTACATGCCTGTGTATAAATGGCTTCAGCATAGGTTTCCTAAGGGACACCAAGCTCATGAAGTTATGATGCTGAGCACTGAGATTGAAGATGGGATGAGTTTAGATGATCAAGATGTGAAGACATCTGATGATGAGATCGAGGAGTGGTGA
- the LOC115736265 gene encoding rac-like GTP-binding protein RHO1: MSASRFIKCVTVGDGAVGKTCLLISYTSNTFPTDYVPTVFDNFSANVVVNGATVNLGLWDTAGQEDYNRLRPLSYRGADVFILAFSLISKASYENVSKKWIPELKHYAPGVPIVLVGTKLDLRDDKQFFIDHPGAVPITTAQGEELRKLIGSPAYIECSSKTQQNVKAVFDQAIRVVLQPPKQKKKKSKAQKACSIL; encoded by the exons ATGAGCGCGTCGAGGTTTATAAAGTGCGTGACGGTCGGCGACGGGGCGGTGGGTAAGACTTGCTTGCTCATCTCTTACACCAGCAACACCTTCCCCACG gattatgTTCCTACCGTCTTCGACAATTTTAGTGCTAATGTGGTTGTCAATGGAGCCACTGTGAACCTGGGACTGTGGGATACTGCAG GACAGGAGGATTACAACAGACTAAGACCTTTGAGTTATCGTGGGGCAGATGTTTTCATTCTAGCATTCTCTCTCATTAGCAAGGCCAGCTATGAAAATGTCTCTAAGAAG TGGATTCCCGAGTTGAAGCATTACGCGCCTGGTGTCCCAATTGTTCTTGTTGGGACAAAGCTTG ATCTTCGAGATGATAAGCAGTTTTTTATAGATCATCCTGGTGCAGTGCCAATTACTACAGCTCAG GGAGAGGAGTTGAGAAAGCTGATCGGTTCACCTGCATATATTGAGTGCAGCTCAAAGACACAGCAG AATGTGAAGGCAGTGTTTGATCAAGCCATAAGAGTTGTGCTTCAACCacccaaacaaaagaagaagaagagcaaagcCCAAAAAGCCTGCTCCATATTGTGA
- the LOC115736452 gene encoding beta-galactosidase 13-like — MQEQTMSKLGRVFLAVLLASFTPVLLPAVADEARGVNYDGRSLIINGSRELLFSGSIHYPRSTPEMWGDILQKAKEGGLNVVQTYVFWNIHEPAQGQYNFNGNYDLVKFIKMIGELGMYATLRVGPFIEAEWNFGGFPYWLREVPNITFRTDNPPFKYHMKKFTKVVIKKMKDEKLFASQGGPIILSQIENEYNNIQLAYKTQGTRYIQWAGTMAVGLKTGVPWVMCMQKDAPDPMINTCNGRNCGDTFTGPNSPDKPTLWTENWTAQYRVFGDPPSQRSAEDLAYSVARFFSKNGTLANYYMYYGGTNFGRTASSFVTTRYYDEAPMDEYGLLREPKWGHLRDLHLALRLCKKALLWGTPSVQDLGEGLEARVYEKPGTSICAAFLCNNNTRLPRLTMFKGIKYYLPQRSISILADCKTVVYNTGMVVAQHSSRNYHQSETANKNLHWEMWRDNIPTTGDAPIKSKSPLELMSTTKDSTDYLWYATSIKFYRTDLPFRKDISPVLQVANLGHLMHAFVNGEYIGSGHGSNIEKSFVLQKAIELKPGLNNISLLGATVGFPDSGAYLEHRFAGVHAVTLKGLNTGTLDLSLNGWAHKVGLDGEKLRVYTQGGSHRVQWAKAKGLGQSLTWYKAYFDAPEGNDPVAMQLGTMSKGMAWVNGKSIGRYWSSYLSPLEKPSQDVYHVPRAFLEPTDNLLVLLEEIGGNPEGVQILTVNRDVVCSFISESNPATVKSWKRNGGLIQNIADDVKPRAHLQCAEDKKIVQVEFASYGNPFGSCGSYSLGNCSAAESQKVVEQRCLGRSKCSVTVEQKNFDKAGNLCPDVSKTLAIQVRCGDGKSSPGKAREGSDS, encoded by the exons ATGCAAGAACAGACAATGTCGAAACTAGGCCGAGTGTTTCTCGCGGTGCTCCTGGCTTCTTTCACTCCGGTGCTCCTACCGGCAGTGGCCGACGAAGCTCGAGGTGTGAATTATGATGGGAGGTCTTTGATCATCAATGGAAGCAGAGAGCTTCTCTTCTCGGGTTCCATCCATTACCCACGTAGTACCCCCGAA ATGTGGGGAGACATTCTACAGAAGGCGAAAGAGGGGGGTCTCAACGTGGTTCAGACTTACGTCTTTTGGAACATTCATGAACCAGCTCAGGGTCAG TACAATTTCAATGGGAACTACGATTTggtcaaattcatcaaaatgaTCGGCGAGCTAGGAATGTATGCAACGCTAAGGGTCGGTCCTTTCATAGAAGCTGAATGGAATTTCGG AGGCTTCCCGTATTGGCTAAGAGAGGTACCGAACATCACGTTTCGGACCGACAATCCACCGTTCAAG TATCACATGAAAAAGTTCACCAAAGTAGTcataaagaagatgaaggatGAGAAGTTGTTTGCTTCTCAAGGCGGCCCCATTATCTTATCTCAG ATTGAGAACGAGTACAATAACATTCAGCTGGCCTACAAAACGCAAGGAACTCGATACATCCAGTGGGCCGGAACGATGGCCGTGGGGCTCAAAACGGGAGTTCCGTGGGTTATGTGCATGCAGAAGGACGCTCCCGATCCCATG ATCAACACTTGCAACGGCAGAAACTGTGGGGATACCTTCACCGGCCCAAACAGTCCCGATAAACCTACGTTGTGGACCGAGAACTGGACTGCTCA ATACAGAGTGTTTGGTGACCCCCCATCTCAAAGGTCTGCCGAAGATCTCGCATACTCTGTCGCTCGTTTCTTCTCCAAAAATGGCACTCTGGCGAACTATTACATG TACTATGGTGGAACAAATTTTGGGAGAACGGCTTCCTCTTTTGTAACAACTCGATATTATGATGAAGCTCCTATGGATGAATATG GTCTGCTGAGGGAGCCGAAATGGGGTCACTTAAGAGACTTGCATTTGGCTTTGCGATTGTGTAAGAAAGCCCTGCTATGGGGAACTCCCTCGGTCCAAGATTTGGGAGAAGGACTCGAG GCCCGAGTCTACGAGAAACCAGGAACTAGCATCTGCGCCGCCTTTCTGTGCAACAATAATACTCGGCTTCCCAGACTGACCATGTTCAAGGGCATCAAGTATTACCTACCGCAGCGATCTATTAGCATCCTTGCCGATTGCAAGACAGTGGTCTATAACACAGGAATG GTTGTCGCGCAGCACAGTTCGAGAAACTATCATCAATCAGAGACAGCTAACAAGAATCTACATTGGGAAATGTGGCGGGACAATATTCCAACAACCGGTGATGCTCCTATTAAGTCGAAGAGTCCTCTAGAATTGATGAGCACAACAAAAGACTCGACGGATTATCTGTGGTATGCCACCAG CATTAAATTCTACCGCACCGACTTACCCTTTAGAAAGGACATCAGTCCAGTCCTTCAGGTGGCAAATCTCGGCCACTTGATGCATGCCTTTGTCAACGGAGAGTATATAG GGTCCGGTCATGGAAGCAACATAGAGAAGAGCTTCGTCTTACAGAAAGCAATTGAACTAAAGCCCGGACTCAATAACATCTCTCTGCTGGGTGCGACAGTTGGTTTTCCG GATAGCGGAGCCTACTTGGAGCACCGGTTTGCCGGAGTCCACGCAGTGACACTCAAAGGCCTCAACACCGGGACCCTCGATCTATCGCTCAATGGATGGGCGCATAAG GTAGGCTTGGACGGTGAAAAACTCCGTGTGTACACACAAGGAGGCTCGCACAGGGTACAGTGGGCAAAAGCTAAAGGACTCGGGCAATCTCTCACCTGGTACAAG GCTTATTTCGATGCTCCTGAAGGAAACGATCCTGTCGCGATGCAACTTGGAACGATGTCGAAAGGCATGGCTTGGGTCAATGGCAAGAGCATTGGCAGATACTGGTCTTCTTACCTGTCTCCTCTAGAAAAGCCTTCACAGGATGT GTACCATGTACCGAGAGCGTTCCTGGAGCCGACAGATAACCTTCTCGTTCTGTTGGAGGAAATCGGAGGAAATCCTGAAGGTGTTCAGATCTTGACAGTGAACCGAGATGTTGTCTGCAGCTTCATCAGCGAGAGCAATCCCGCGACCGTGAAATCGTGGAAAAGAAACGGTGGTCTGATTCAAAACATCGCAGATGACGTGAAGCCGAGGGCCCATCTGCAGTGTGCGGAGGACAAGAAGATCGTCCAGGTCGAGTTTGCGAGCTACGGCAATCCATTTGGCAGTTGCGGAAGTTACAGCCTCGGCAATTGCTCGGCAGCTGAGAGCCAGAAAGTTGTCGAGCAG CGCTGCCTGGGAAGAAGCAAGTGTTCCGTGACGGTGGAGCAGAAGAATTTCGACAAGGCGGGCAATCTGTGCCCAGACGTGTCGAAAACGCTGGCCATCCAGGTGCGTTGCGGCGATGGGAAGAGTTCGCCAGGCAAAGCCAGAGAAGGTAGTGATTCGTGA